The sequence AGTGGGCGCGAATCTTTATAAAAATAAAAATGCGAGGAGCATAGAGAACATAGAAAGTATCCGGATGGATAGGCGTTGTCGGCATATTTGGCAACTCTCTCATCGAGAGCCGAAGACAGATACCGCCAGGCGAACTGTGGCGGCGAGCTATGCACCGTGATGATGAATGTTGTTCCGCTGGGATGCGTCAAGGCGCCAGCGGGAACCGACCGATGTCCTGCGGGTTACCTCGTCAACGAAAGGAGCAGACCATGCCGTTTCCATCACCACGATCCGAGGATTTGCAGCAGCGCTTCGAGGAATTGAAGGCGGCGGCCAGAAAAACCCTGGAAGAAGTTATCGCCTCGGCGAACGAAGCGGGGTGGGGCACGCGAGAGGTACTCGGCGCCCTCGTCGAGGCGGCCCACTCTCTCGAGGACGCCAACAGTGCGGACCCGGATCCTGCTGATGATCCGCCAATTGGCGATGCGGTTCGCGAACAGATCGGCCACGGTGAACAATTCGATTGAGGGGCGGTGCCGACAATCATTGTTCTTTTAGGCAGATGCCAAGTTTGATGGAGAAGACGATGAGCACCAACGATACGAATGCGACGCCCGAGCAGCGACGACCCAAGGACGTGAATCCGGTACCGGAAAAGCCTGAAAAGGCCGACAAAGAATCACTCGCGCCGCCAACCGTCCAGCCCGCTGGCAGCAAGGACGAGAGCGAGCGGCCGATCGTCGATCCTATAACTGGCGTGGCCCTCTGACGTTTCGGAATGATCGAGGCGACGAACTCCGGCGGCCGCTTTGGAAGCTTTTCGCCAGCCCGTGTTCATTCCGATCTGGTTCATAGGATCAATGGGTGTCGTAAGATAGCTGTCGGTCGATTCATCCTGCTAGAGTTTAATGGCGAACTGTTATAACATTTGGTTCGTAAGGTAAATTATGGAACAAATCGATATCAGGTGAGTGAGATAACTCTGTCGTTACCCACGAAACCTCTGTCGGACGTGTAATATTCAGCCGTCCCGCGAACCTTGGTCGCATTACACTTCTTGTAGTATCCTGACGTGGCATCAAAGCGCCCTTGCTGGCTAGCGACGTAAGTTTTTTGACAAGATTCGCACTCAATTTTAACATGACCTTCGCTACGATTAATCCAGTCTAGTTTTCTTCGGAAGCGATAGCATTTGCTGAAGAAAAGCTTGCGCCCTGTCGTTTTGTTCACGCCCAGACACCTGAGAACTAGTGTGAGCTCGCGGCACGACTTAGCCAGCGCAATCTACCTCGTGCGCGAACGAGCGAGTTATAATCAGGCCGGTTGAAAACGGCTCTTAATGGAAACGTAGGATGCTAGGTGACCAGCGATATAAGCTCCAGTGGGGTAAGCGAAAGTCCCGGACCCGCTTGGCAGTGAAAGTTTTCAAGGAAAATAAGCTGGTGATATTCTTCACAGCTCTCATTGTTTACACATCTATTTTTGACGGCGAGAAGCGGCCTCACCGCATGGGAAATTTGTACGATTTTTTGGGTCCAACAGGCTTCGCCTGGACACTCAGGGGCATCGCTGCATTATGGCTGGCCGCAATCTTCTTCCTACTGCTTGAAAAATATCGCACCGGCCAACGAATTGAACGTGTTGTTGACAAGAGGGCTATGCTGGAGCCCGAAAAAAGGACTATGAAATTCGAAGAACGCTGACCAATAGCGGCTAGGCTTTCTCTATTCCGCTGAATCTCGTTCATGCCGCCTCCTGAGGCGCGCGGATTTTCGGTCCGACGGGGGACCGGCATTCCCGATTGCAACAGTCCGAGCGATTGATCAAACTGAAACCAACTCGCGACAGCATTGCATCAGGAACCGCTATTGCGCGGTGTTAGTTGCTGCTCAGCGATGATATATTGAAAGACTTTTCGAAGTAGACGGACTTGCCGGCGCCTGCTCGCCGAGGGTGGCCTCATGCTCAGATCGCGAACAAAGTCCAAATATCGTGAAATTTACGACTAGCGAATTGCACATGGCCGGCAGGCATTGCGCCAGTGCATATCTTGCGGTTCGAAATAGCAACTTTGTGTATGTAGATGGCGGGAATTCTACCGTTTTACAGCAAAACGTTACATTCTCTGATCTTGGATCGGGGAAAATTTCGATGTTCACTTCCTATGGCAAACTCAAACTTGTGACGATATTCCAGCTATCTGAGGACGGGAATATTGCCAAGCTTGCGGAGGTCACCACTGATCCGAAGCTAACACCGGCACAATGGGGGCAGAAACCGGAAGAAGCGGCTCAGTTTCAGTCAGCCGAGAAAAGTCTCATGTCTATGCCACCGCTGGAAATGTGCCCTCCGCTAATACCTGCGAAACTTGTGACACCGCACCTACAGCCATCGCCAAAAGCCATTTCTGCCCTAACATCCGCACTCGCGGCACCTGCCCTCTCTTTTCGCCGAAGCATTATGTAAATCATTACTTTTCACATCGAGACGATTTACAACGCCCCGGCTATAGGCGAAGTCCCTCAAGGGCTTCCTGCCGGAGAATTTGCTGGCGAAGTGACGGCAAACGCCAAGCTCATCCTCGCCGGGCCGATTGGTCGGCGCTCGACAGAAACCCCTTTAAGCTTAATCCGGCCAACAAAATGTAGGGCGGCATGGCAAGGGAATAATGACCACAGTTTAATTCCAGGACATTTGGCTGAGCGCCCGCGTCCTTCAGGCTTTGCATGAACCTCTGTGATAGATCGGGCAAAACCACCTTGTCTCGTTTGGCGAGAACAACATGAAGGGCGAGATCCGGTCGTGCGAGATTTTGCACGTAGTTCTCGAGGTTGAGCGGCGCCCAAGCCCGGCGGAGGTCAGTCAGCTTCATTTCAGGCTCGAGGCTTTCACGTATCGATCGTGTCGCTCGCCCCGTCCAAACCATATCAGCGAGACTTCCCGCGGTCAGAAATAACGAGGCTTTCGACACATTCGCGTCGTGCGCAGCAATCAACCCTGCAACCCATGAACCCAAGCTCATACCGAGAACCGAAATTTCTCGATAGCCTTGGCTCTTCAACCAACGTATGAGTTTTCGGCCATCCCAAACGGCCTGCCTCACGGACTGGATCGTCCGACCGAGATTAGGGCTAAGCATGTAATCAGCGTGTGCTGCGCCTGGACGACTGCGCTCGAAGTGATAGGGCATCGCAATCTCGACAACCGTGATGTCACGCTTCGAGAAAAAGTTGGCAATCTGGCGATTTCGGCCGCTTGCATTCCAATGGTGAAAAATCACCATCACCTGATCGAACGATCCGCTTTCTGTAATTTTCGCCCAAACGACATTGTTTTCTTCAACGTCGGTAAACATGTCCGATGGAAATTTGAGCCACCCATCTTGCCTTTGAAAGCCTTGGTCGTTCCGCCCCGGCTCATCGAAGAACGACGGATCAGCCACCGCCTGGTTCGCAAGAACACCAAACTCCTCGAGATTTGTGATCTTCTTGGCGCCTGGAAAGGCGCGGGCCGAGTCAAGGACGAGGGCCGTTCTTTCCTTCCCCTCCTCGCCGCGCCGCGCCCGCCGCTCATCCCAACGATCTAGCCAACTATGATACACCCTGATTTCCTACCTCACTTGTTCGACGATGCCCAAACCCTGGATCGCAGAGGCCGTAGACCCCGAGGAGCACTCCAATGCTGAGAAGGATCGAAAAGCCTGCAAACGCATCGATCAACAAGTAGCAAGCAAAGAGGAACGCTACGACCGCCGACATCTTCCACAAAGGTACATGAAATCGACTCCCCGCACCTAAACGGATGGACCCATATAGAAAAACAACACAGGTCGAAACAGCGACAAGAAGGCTGCTGTAATGCGTCGGCATTCTATAGCCGAAACTGTTACCAACATCTGCGTGCTGACGCAGGGCTGATGACACATCGCCGACAAACCAAGCCACAATGCTCTCTCGACTGGATGTCAGATAAGAGCTTTGGGCTTTCATGCATATGGCGACCAGAATACCCAACACCGTGCACCGAAAAATTCCGCGCATCAGCCTTAGGCCGAGCTCGGTGAGCTCGTGCCGATATTCCACTTCGGGTCGGGTCTTCGATGCCTCTTCAATTTTCCAAAGATCATGGACCATTGTGTGAAGCAAAATGAGACCGACGAAGAACAGATAAAAGCACAGGCACATGTACAGATATGCGAGTGCCGTGAACAAAATCGACATTGGCACCGATATATGTTCAGGGTGCACAATAGCTAACGTACCCCAACTTATCGCATAGTCGTTTCCGCCGTTCATCAATGGGATCAAACATACGCCGATCCACTGAAAAAGACCGGCGAACAATACGCAAATCAAAAGAACGGCCCAATATGAATAGGAGGAAGCCTCTACATTGCGGCCCCAATCACGGTCGCTTTCCATCTTGTCGCCCCGCGCCAAAAGCTTTAGGCGCCCTTCGCCTTTCCAAAAAACAAGCAGCTCAATGACGAGCGCAAAAAACAGTGGCAAAAGCACCATGAAGAGGAATGTCCAATTCGGTGCCCAAAGAAACCCAACCTGTTTCACGACGCCGTCCGCACGAGCGTAGGTAACGCTGTGAATCCCCACAATATACGACAAAAACCCAAGGGCGGAGGCACCCGCAAATACCGAAGCCGGCAAATTCAAGGGAGATCCGCGACTAAAAAGCGCTTCCGATTTTGTCGCCAAACTGAAACGCCGCTCCGCCCGCTTGATATCGGTCTCCCGTGTCAGCTCCGCCGGGGATCCTGTCTCATCCTCGACGGTTGCAGTCCATGACGTACCTGGAACCGCAAGCGCAGCGCCGCCTCCCGATTTCTTCGCATCTCGCCTCTTGGCCGCCAACCGAGATTGCGCCTCGCTAAGCTCCATCTGCCATTCGCTAATTGCTGCCGGATCATCGCACCCAAAAATCCTTGCCAGCCAACGGATGTTGGCAGTGCTAATTCCCTTCTCGTTCTCTTGAAACCAAAGCTGTACCGTTCGCAGATCCACCCCAACCCGGTTGGAATCGATCTGTGAAATCGCCTCTGCAAGAAGCTCTGGCGTCCATGGTCCCTCAGGAAAACCATCGCTGCCCAATGGCCGTCTCGCTCCAGCCGCAGCCAATCGCTTGAACAATTCTTTGAAGTCGCTCCCGTCCTTCGGCGGAGGGATAAAAAATTTTCCGTTTTTTAACAAAGGCTTATCGGCTTTGATTTCGTTTCGTTTCGTCTAATTTCTTACCCTACCGTGCCGTCGTCCGTAATCAACGTTTTTATCAGCTCGATGCAATTTAGTGCCCTGTGAACTTTAGAGGGGCACAGAAGAGATACCGTGAGGTGATCAAATGGTGAGCGCGATCGGCCGGAAGCTTTTGGTATCAGCCAGTGACGTTTCCTCCCACAGAATAACCGCCGACGCGGTTGACATGGACGAGCACGCGATATGCCGTCTCAACACTGAGCTGGAACAATTAGACGCAGAACGTGAAGCTCTTTTTCTTTCTTGCCCTCCCCCGGTGCCAGATGACGTCAATCAGACGACCCATTTTTTTAAGAAGCTGAATTTGATCACGGCGCGCTATATCGCGATCGAAAAGCAGCTTCGACAGGTTCGCCAAAATGGTGCCTGAAATTGTGACTGGCATCGCCAGAGTAAGCGAACTTCAGAAATCATCTTACACGATATTGCCCGGCGCGACCAACGTCCCCCAGATCATCGCTTTCGTCGATGCCTGTTTCGGCAGCTCTGCATGCGAGAAGGACGCCTCTGATCTGATCGCTGCGATGTTGATCGCCGTTGCACGGGTCCGCCGTCATCCTCTTGGGTTTCATGAATTTGCGGCTGCTGTCCTTGACCACGGGATTGAGCGCTGCATGACCGTTTTTGTCCAACGCGGCAAAAGACTACCGGTTCTTAGCTATGCCCAGACCTCTATCTATGCCCAATGGCCGACGACCCGCCGAGAGAAAGCACTGGCAACCGCGCTTGAGGTCCTCCGCCTTTATCCATCTCTGCCGAACTTTGTAGTCCGACGACCGGAGAGCAAAGTGGGATCGGGAACATAGCAGATACTTGGGCCGGCACGTCAGTCGATAACGTCAACAATCTCGTAGCTTCTCACGAAGGCGCCAATCCCCTCATTCATTAAGGCAAAGATGCTCTCCCTGGGGACGGGATGGGTTTTGATTTTTTCCAATCGCACCGGCGTCCACTCGTCGTCGGGGTCGCTGGCAACGTCTCGGCGCAGTTCGCGATCATCCCGTCGAACTGGCGATCAATCGCTGCCTGCCCTGCGAGAAACTTTTCGAGCTCCGCCAGAGCTGCTGTGCGTTAGCTGGGCGTGTGGATGCAGGCGGCAAGCTCGGTGCGCAGCTGCCGGATTTCGTCGAAGACGATAAGCATGTGTCTCTCCTCTGTTTGAAGACGAGAGACTGGCACGATGCCGGAGCAGATCGGGTCGAGGATCGTCGAAGGCGACCGGCGGAGCCGGCGAATGGGGGCACCGCTCGTGCTCGAGGCGGGCTGTTCCGGTATGGTATGATGGGATATCTCAAGTAACTGACCTTCGATTTCCACGGGCTCAGACATCGACATGCCAACCGCTTGCTCACGCGCTAATCGGGTGCTTAGGAGATCCTGTCAATGCCTGCGGGGTTATTCAGCCATTTTCTTCCACTCGTTGGCTTGTGCCAGAGCTTCAGCATCAAGCCCGCCATCCCATTGGCCTCGGGTCTGGCGCCAACAGCAATAGTTCAGGAAAATCTCGTCTCGTTGGTCCAACATCCAGTCGGCCCAGCTAACATCGAGCACCTCCTGAGAGAGCTCGCCAAAGGCAACGCCAATCGCCAAATCACCCCAATGTGCAATTTCTGGATAGAACCCACGAAGGGACGCAATCGCGCGCCTGTCTGTGTCGGACCAATCACCTGGCGCCGCCTCATAGCCTGGTTGGACGAAAGTTGCTGCATCAAGTCTCATATCCCCTCCGTAGATTTGGGAGCGCCGTCTGCCGACGGACTACTAGGTCTTGTATCAGCTTCGCATTCTTTTTTTCCAGACGGGCGACCGCCTTCTCCGCGTCGATCGCCCGCTTCAGGAGCAGCGTTCTCTGTCGCGAGCAAGCGCTTCTGCTCCTGAAGCTGCCCGATCAAAGCCCGGAGTGTGGCAGTCTCTGTTTGGAGCGGGTGGATTATTTGCCGGGCCACGCGGATTTGCGGACGCCAATTCGTCGAGGAACTCGGTGTGTTCGGCATCAATCGTGTTACGGCTGCCCAGCCTCGCGTGCCAGCGCAGCAACGGTGAGCCGAAAGGAGCCCTTCCAGCGAGGAATGTTGCGAGGTTCCGGCCAGAAGCCGATCCAACGCTTGGTGAAGGCGCCGCGCCGTATTCCGATGACGCGTTTCATGCGATTTCGACTTCACAGGATCTGAGGCTTCATGCGTCATCGCTTCCTCGCTCTCGCTGAAGTTCGGCGAGAATACGGTCGCACTCTTCGATCCGGATGCCGCCAGCGCGTGGCTTTCCGGGTCGAGCATCGGATGAGCGAGAAGCTCACGGGAGGTCGCAGCCCGGCGCATCGAGCTTCGGTCAGGTCCACCTCCGGATTTTATGCCCTGGATACTTGATCAATGATTTGTAAAATAGTTTATTGATTTAATGAATCTTAGAGGAGGACGTCATGGGAACCACGAACCAACTCACGCTGCGTGGAAATGTTGGCCAGGAACCGCGGCAGATCGGCAAGACCGTGAAGCTCAGCGTCGCCACTGATCGGTCGTGGGTCGACAGTGAGGGCCAACGAAAATCGGTGAGCGATTGGGTCACCGTCACCTTCTTCGAGGGAAAGATGGCGGACTTTGTCCTGCGCCATGTTCACAAAGGCGACAAGGTGCTTGTCCAGGCCCGAGTTTCCGAAAGCTCGTATCAGAAGGATGGCCTAACCCACTACACCACGGATGTGATCGCCGAGGACATCGACATTTTCGTGCCCGGCAGCACGAGTCGCGATCAGTGAGGCCGGCGTGCAAAACCATCGGCGTTCCCCTTGTAGTCCTGATGGCATCCCAGGGCATAGCCCTGACAACGCCCTTGGTCGCCCAAGCGCGGAACTCCACTTTGGACGCCGACACGGCGCCCGACATCTATACGCCGGGCGACAGCAAGGCGACCAACCCAATGCGGGTCGTCGTCGTCTCGCCCACGACATTAGAGGATGTCGAAACCAAGCAGACATACCGGCTATACGGCGACGCATGCGACATGGGTCAGACCGCGACGCTCGGCAAGCAGACGTGGCCATGTGGCGTTGTCGCCATGGCATGGCTCGTCAGCGCAACTTTGGACAAATGGGTTGTCTGCTCGCCGATCCGGAAAGACGAAACGATCATCGTCGGCCGCTGTGCGACCGGCGAAATGGCAGACATCGCAAGCGAGATGCTGAAAGCTGGCATAGCCATCACCCTCCCCGACCCTCCCGATCGCCGTATTCCGAGCTATGCCCAGCTCGAACGTGATGCGCGCAAATCCCATCGCGGTATTTGGGCCAGCACCTTTCAGATGCCTTGGCTCTATCGGAAATCCTCACCTCCAAATCCATGATTCCGGAGCACGACATGTCTTCTTTTCCGTACATCCTTCCGGTCGTCGCATCCGCGGCCCTATTCGCTGGCTGCGCGGGACGGATGCCCGAGGCTTCAAAAGCCGGCTTGGATCGCCCAGTTCCGGTCGCTGATTCCTATTGGCGGCCAGGCTCAGTCAGCCGTAGCCGTCAGGAATATGCCCCTGACTGGGGTCGGTTCCCACCAGTCATGACGCAGCGCACCGGTTATCCGACTGAAGAGCAGGCGAACAACGCCCTGCGCCGCTCGTCATGGGGTTCCGTGCCGGTGCGAACGCTCGTTACCAAGGAAGGCATAAAGACGATTTCCGTCTCGGCAGGGCCCTCGAATGCTGTCGCTGCTGGCGTTCGCCTTTTCGCCTGCCGACCGAGTGCCCTCGATGGCTATACGGGCCGCGTGCAACATTACGACGGCCCCGTCGTCGTTTGTGCCTCCGACCTCTTAGGGGCTAACGGCGGCGTGCTCGCGCGCGTACCCCTCAATTTCTACTATTGGCAGAAAGCCTGGCGCATACGAGACCCAAGGCCATCCTATAAGGCCGCATCGTGGGCTTATCAGGAGCCCTCGCCGCGCAAGAGCAAGGGCTGGTTCGGCGACCGCTATTAACCGATTGGCTTCCTACCAACCGGCCGCGCCGAGATTTGCGAGCCGTGCTTCCTCAGGTAAACCAGCAATAAGTGGATGTGTCATCACCTACTGGCCCTGCTCGTGGGCGGCCGAGGGCTCGGTCCGCATGAGCAGTTCCAGCACTTGCGCAATGTCGACTCCGAATGAAGATCCGTTGCGCAGCATCCCCCTCGAAATCGCCGGATACATGGCACCAACGATGCAGCAAGCCCCGACGAGCGCCGCCACGGTGTCGCCTCCGTTCTCCGTCAATAGCTGTTCGGCCAGCGCCTTCGCGCCCCGTGGAATCTGATCAACATCCTTGCCACCAAGCGACCATTGACGATTGTCTTCCGTCACGGTGAAACCTCCCGCGCAGTTCGATTTGACCATTCGCGGACGAGATGGCGAAGCGGATCTTCAACCATCTTCGTCAGTCCATAAGAACAACGTGCGACAGCACCACAAGCCCGATCGCCAGTCCACGCAATTCATCCAGCCCCGATAGGCGAACTTATCGTTCCATCCAGAATATCATGCTCGACAGTCACTGGTACAATGATTTAATCATAGGGCATGATAGCGAGGCAGGGAATGCGCGAACGTCTAACACCAATTGCAGTCGCCACTGCCCTTACGTGGGCGCCTCTAGCGTCGGCGCAGTCTCTTACGCCTGACCCGAACGCCTGGCGTGCTGTCGCCTATTCCGATCTCCAGCTTCCGAATTCAGAAGCAATGCCCTACGCTTCTCTCTGGGCCGACATGCTGAAAAAGAACAACAACGCCTATACGGCC comes from Rhizobium sp. NXC24 and encodes:
- a CDS encoding dienelactone hydrolase-related enzyme, with the protein product MYHSWLDRWDERRARRGEEGKERTALVLDSARAFPGAKKITNLEEFGVLANQAVADPSFFDEPGRNDQGFQRQDGWLKFPSDMFTDVEENNVVWAKITESGSFDQVMVIFHHWNASGRNRQIANFFSKRDITVVEIAMPYHFERSRPGAAHADYMLSPNLGRTIQSVRQAVWDGRKLIRWLKSQGYREISVLGMSLGSWVAGLIAAHDANVSKASLFLTAGSLADMVWTGRATRSIRESLEPEMKLTDLRRAWAPLNLENYVQNLARPDLALHVVLAKRDKVVLPDLSQRFMQSLKDAGAQPNVLELNCGHYSLAMPPYILLAGLSLKGFLSSADQSARRG
- a CDS encoding single-stranded DNA-binding protein, which encodes MGTTNQLTLRGNVGQEPRQIGKTVKLSVATDRSWVDSEGQRKSVSDWVTVTFFEGKMADFVLRHVHKGDKVLVQARVSESSYQKDGLTHYTTDVIAEDIDIFVPGSTSRDQ
- a CDS encoding thermonuclease family protein, which gives rise to MASQGIALTTPLVAQARNSTLDADTAPDIYTPGDSKATNPMRVVVVSPTTLEDVETKQTYRLYGDACDMGQTATLGKQTWPCGVVAMAWLVSATLDKWVVCSPIRKDETIIVGRCATGEMADIASEMLKAGIAITLPDPPDRRIPSYAQLERDARKSHRGIWASTFQMPWLYRKSSPPNP